In Bactrocera neohumeralis isolate Rockhampton chromosome 5, APGP_CSIRO_Bneo_wtdbg2-racon-allhic-juicebox.fasta_v2, whole genome shotgun sequence, the genomic window ctcgaaaaaattttgtatcagtaattttcattttgtaaaatCATGTTAAAATCTTAGTCCAAATTTAGCCACAGCAAGGCGTGGCCAGGATCtcctagtatatacatatgtactatatatctaaGTAGTTCACTGCTAGTAGCAACGTGTTTAGGCTTTGCTGCAAAGTTTAAATTAGTCGGCTTATGAGTGCACTTAATAGCGTATCTAATATGGCTTTAATGAAGTAATTTATATACTGCACAAGTTAATTGACGCAgtaaaaaagtttacttttgcaaaactgctaatattataattattatttcgaaaaaacacGTGAAATAGTATTATACAACATTTTCCCATTCCTTGTCGGAAAATAATGAATCAAGACAATTTTATATACCCTGTGCGTCGAGGGCGTTCCGCATCGGCCCCAACATATGGTAGTCAGAAGAGTCAAGGTCTGGGCTATAAGGCGGGTGAGGCAAAACTTTGCAGCCgttgtttttcaaatagtttttaaccaGTCTTGCAACATGAGGTCGAGCGTTGTCATGATGGGAAATTATTGTCACGTGTCTAGACGCGGATTCTAGGCGTTTTTCGGCAATTGCTTGTTTCAGTTTGGCTAGCTGTTGTCGGTAGGGTTCATCATTAATGATTTCGCACTCTTTAAGGAGCTCATAATACAACACATTCTGCTGATCACATTAAATATAGAGCATTACCTTGGCGTCATGGATATTCGGCATTGCCGTTGATTTGGCTGGTTGGTCAGATTTCATATGATTTTTTGCGTTAAGGGTTCTCGTAATGGATCCATTTTTCATCACCAATTACAATACGATGCAAAACCGTCTTTTTTGTAGCATTCTAGAAGCATTTCTGACAACGGTTATATCGATTCGATCTGAGATTTATTGGTGGATAAAATGTGACGAGTTTCGTGAAGACACCTTAGCAAGTAATAAAGTTTTCCCCcgagggtactgcgtcgaaaaccTTCAGTACTGGAGtggtttcatccattcggacaagatgacctagccagcgtagccgctgtctcttaattcaatgaactatgtcaatgtcgttgaaATATATcgtatcgttccatcgactgcggtattcgctgttgaaaatgcgcaaagaaccataagtCTTCCActgaacctttctctcaaaaactggTAACGcctactcatcagatgttgttattgtccatgcctctgcaccatatagcagaacagGGTTTTGATgaatgacttgtagaatttggtctttgttggtcgagagaggactttatttctcaatttccttcgaagttatgacttaaaacagtgacgtgagagtaagtcgcgagtgcgacgataaTTGAATCGATACCTAGAAAAGCAGTATAACTTACAAACTATATAGGAAAGAtgtatttaaaatctttattcaGAAGCGGCACACGAAATAGGagcaaaatcgatttttaagcatttttatttaaattcgcaTATAACTCTATAAAATCTGCCAAGCTATCCGCATAAAAATGAGGCTGATCCTCCTCACTTGCTTGCCACATGTCCTCTATCGGTGTGTAGCCGCTCAATACAAGCAAGGTTTGGAAGCCACAATTCAGACCGAACGGTATATCGACCGCCAGAGAATctccaacaaacaaacaacgtTTGGGATCGTCCAATTTATAGATGTCCTTCAAAATTTCACCAAGCAAAACCGCCGGTTTGCCAACTATTGTCGCCTCTCGTCCCGTTACGCGCTTAAGAACGAGGTACAAATCGTAAAAAGctaaaaacaaacattaaatCGACAAAATTAAGTgtcttatatttgtatatacttcgTGTGTGTGAAACGAACTTGGAATCATTTGACCTGTCCCCAGCTTAATTGTCGGATCCGGAGCACCCAAAAGAAAATCACAATCTGTGTCTGCTAGATATCGCGTGGCCGCGGTcatttgcacataatttaaatCGCAGTTGACGTCAAACAAAACAGCGCCCATTTTTTGTTCCGGTTccgtgatttttttcaaattggaaAGTCGAACGCCTTCTTTGACGTCCTTAAGGAATGAAAAAGAGTTGAAAGTAATACAAGTTAACACAACAATTTAAAAAGTCTcagaaattttgtgaaaaatatagtTTAGGTGAGAATATGTCAGTGAAGGCTGTTTAGAAAAGGAATTTTATGAAACTCATTATACAGTTATATAGTTATGTGATTTCGAAAGCCTATGAACAaataattttggtaataaatttataCGAAGTTTTGGAGTAAGTCTGTTCGTTTCGATTTAGCAAGTCAAAATGGGTATAAATCAggtaacagctgtcaaaaataaCAACTCCGAAAAATGTATTGCGTCATTAAAAACCACAAGTCTAAAAAGAACCAGTTAGTTTGcagttttctaaataaatttgagaaaatatagTATATCAGAAACTAAAGGACTCTctgataataaactttttggAACTTTCTTGTATCAAGAAGTTCACACAGTTTCCTAATGTGAGTACAACAATCTCACTGTCTTGTGAATGGAGTAGATGAACTTCGGGCACATGCCTCCCATATTCCACAAATTTTaactcttcaaaaattatattttcggaATCTAGCAATGAGTTTCAGATGGAGACAGGTTTTAAATTCGTTAACAATTTACTGATGGGTTGTTTCCCAGCGCCAAAATTATTTGTTCATCCATAGGGGCTATAACGGGGAGTGGTATTTTATACTTGGTTCAGTTATTACCTACCAAAGTCCTCACATCTACGCCTCCACGACGAAGCACATCATTACTATTGGCACTACATGTTGAGAATACCGGCTGCTTTATATTGCGCTTCTTTATGTAGTACAACATGGACTTAGCTGGATGCATAATGTGGTTCTAGTTGAaggaaataaacaaacaaatttattagcCAACACCTGCACATATCCAAGAAACAAGTTCTTCAACTAGTTCACTCTCTTTTCTACACTTCTTCGAACTCCTTGACAGCTGTTTATTATCCGCGCCGGAGGACGATGTGTCTCATACACAAATACAACCACACACAACCAAAAACAGTGCGTTTTACCGCTTGAAAATCCTTTACTCCGATACTGGTGAACTTATTCACATACTCTTCCTCTGGCCGC contains:
- the LOC126758082 gene encoding uncharacterized protein LOC126758082; its protein translation is MSARKVSHILKLSAEEQKEFVNSFDVVMCDCDGVMWMIAAPLPRTGEAVNALKDDGKRVFFVSNNSERPEEEYVNKFTSIGVKDFQANHIMHPAKSMLYYIKKRNIKQPVFSTCSANSNDVLRRGGVDVRTLDVKEGVRLSNLKKITEPEQKMGAVLFDVNCDLNYVQMTAATRYLADTDCDFLLGAPDPTIKLGTGQMIPTFYDLYLVLKRVTGREATIVGKPAVLLGEILKDIYKLDDPKRCLFVGDSLAVDIPFGLNCGFQTLLVLSGYTPIEDMWQASEEDQPHFYADSLADFIELYANLNKNA